From the genome of Globicephala melas chromosome 11, mGloMel1.2, whole genome shotgun sequence, one region includes:
- the GRM2 gene encoding metabotropic glutamate receptor 2 isoform X2: protein MGSLLGFLALLLLWGAVAEGPAKKVLTLEGDLILGGLFPVHQKGGPAEECGPVNEHRGIQRLEAMLFALDRINHDPSLLPGVRLGAHILDSCSKDTHALEQALDFVRASLSHGADGSRHVCPDGSYATHGDAPTAITGVIGGSYSDVSIQVANLLRLFQIPQISYASTSAKLSDKSRYDYFARTVPPDFFQAKAMAEILRFFNWTYVSTVASEGDYGETGIEAFELEARARNICVATSEKVGRAMSRTAFEGVVRALLQKPSARVAVLFTRSEDARELLAATQRLNASFTWVASDGWGALESVVAGSEGAAEGAITIELASFPISDFASYFRSLDPWNNSRNPWFREFWEQRFRCSFRQRDCAAHSLQAVPFEQESKIMFVVNAVYAMAHALHNMHRTLCPNTTRLCDAMRPVNGRRLYKDFVLNVKFDAPFRPADTHSEVRFDRFGDGIGRYNIFTYLRAGSGHYRYQKVGYWAEGLTLDTSLIPWASLSAGPLPASRCSEPCLQNEVKSMQPGEVCCWLCIPCQPYEYRLDEFTCADCGLGYWPNASLTGCFELPQEYIRWGDAWAVGPVTIACLGALATLFVLGVFVRHNATPVVKASGRELCYILLGGVFLCYCMTFVFIAKPSTVVCTLRRLGLGTAFSVCYSALLTKTNRIARIFGGAREGAQRPRFISPASQVAICLALISGQLLIVAAWLVVEAPGTGKETAPERREVVTLRCNHRDASMLGSLAYNVLLIALCTLYAFKTRKCPENFNEAKFIGFTMYTTCIIWLAFLPIFYVTSSDYRVQTTTMCVSVSLSGSVVLGCLFAPKLHIILFQPQKNVVSHRAPTSRFSSAAARASSSLGQGSGSQFVPTVCNGREVVDSTTSSL from the exons ATGGGATCACTGCTTGggttcctggctctgctgctgctGTGGGGCGCTGTGGCTGAGGGCCCAGCCAAGAAGGTGCTGACCCTGGAGGGGGACCTGATTCTGGGTGGGCTGTTTCCGGTACACCAGAAGGGCGGCCCAGCAGAGGAGTGTGGTCCTGTCAATGAACATCGCGGCATCCAGCGCCTGGAGGCCATGCTTTTTGCGCTGGATCGTATCAACCATGACCCAAGCCTGCTGCCGGGCGTGCGCCTGGGTGCACACATACTCGACAGTTGCTCCAAGGACACACATGCCCTGGAGCAGGCACTTGACTTCGTGCGTGCATCACTCAGCCATGGTGCCGATGGCTCACGCCATGTTTGCCCCGATGGTTCTTATGCCACCCATGGTGATGCTCCCACTGCCATCACTGGTGTCATTGGCGGCTCCTACAGCGATGTCTCTATCCAG GTGGCCAACCTCCTGCGGCTATTTCAGATCCCTCAGATCAGCTATGCATCCACTAGTGCCAAGCTGAGTGACAAGTCCCGCTATGACTACTTTGCCCGCACGGTGCCCCCTGACTTCTTCCAAGCCAAAGCCATGGCTGAGATTCTCCGCTTCTTCAACTGGACCTACGTGTCCACTGTGGCATCCGAGGGCGACTATGGCGAGACAGGCATCGAAGCCTTTGAGCTAGAGGCCCGTGCCCGCAACATCTGTGTGGCCACCTCGGAGAAGGTGGGCCGTGCTATGAGCCGCACAGCCTTCGAGGGCGTGGTGCGAGCCCTGCTGCAGAAACCCAGTGCCCGCGTGGCTGTCCTATTCACCCGTTCCGAGGACGCCCGCGAGCTCCTCGCTGCCACCCAGCGTCTCAATGCCAGCTTCACCTGGGTGGCCAGTGATGGCTGGGGGGCCCTGGAGAGCGTGGTGGCAGGTAGTGAGGGCGCTGCTGAAGGTGCCATCACCATAGAGCTGGCTTCCTTCCCCATCAGCGACTTTGCCTCCTACTTCCGGAGCCTGGACCCGTGGAATAACAGCCGGAACCCCTGGTTCCGCGAGTTCTGGGAGCAGAGGTTCCGCTGCAGCTTCCGGCAGAGAGACTGTGCAGCCCactccctgcaggctgtgccCTTTGAGCAAGAGTCCAAGATCATGTTTGTGGTCAATGCGGTGTATGCCATGGCCCACGCGCTGCACAACATGCATCGCACCCTCTGCCCCAACACCACCCGCCTCTGTGATGCAATGCGGCCTGTCAATGGGCGCCGCCTCTACAAAGACTTCGTGCTCAACGTCAAGTTCGATG CCCCCTTCCGCCCAGCTGACACCCACAGTGAGGTCCGCTTCGACCGCTTTGGGGACGGTATTGGTCGCTACAATATCTTCACCTATCTGCGGGCAGGCAGTGGGCACTATCGCTACCAGAAGGTGGGCTACTGGGCAGAAGGCCTGACCCTGGACACCAGCCTCATCCCATGGGCCTCCCTCTCAGCCGGGCCCCTGCCGGCCTCTCGCTGCAGTGAGCCCTGCCTCCAGAATGAGGTGAAAAGTATGCAGCCGGGGGAGGTCTGCTGCTGGCTCTGCATCCCCTGCCAGCCCTACGAGTACCGGCTGGATGAGTTCACCTGTGCTGACTGTGGCCTGGGCTACTGGCCCAATGCCAGCCTGACTGGCTGCTTTGAGCTGCCCCAGGAGTACATCCGCTGGGGCGATGCCTGGGCCGTGGGACCTGTCACCATCGCCTGCCTAGGCGCCCTGGCCACCCTCTTTGTACTGGGCGTCTTCGTGCGGCACAATGCCACCCCAGTGGTCAAGGCCTCTGGCCGGGAGCTCTGCTACATTCTGCTAGGTGGTGTCTTCCTCTGCTACTGCATGACCTTCGTCTTCATTGCCAAGCCATCCACAGTGGTGTGCACCTTACGGCGCCTCGGGTTGGGCACTGCCTTCTCCGTCTGCTACTCGGCCCTTCTCACCAAGACCAACCGCATTGCGCGCATCTTCGGTGGGGCCCGGGAGGGAGCCCAGCGGCCACGCTTCATCAGCCCTGCCTCGCAGGTGGCCATCTGTCTGGCCCTTATCTCGGGCCAGCTGCTCATCGTGGCTGCCTGGCTGGTGGTGGAGGCACCAGGCACGGGCAAGGAGACAGCCCCTGAGCGGCGGGAGGTAGTGACATTGCGCTGCAACCACCGCGATGCAAGCATGCTGGGCTCGCTGGCCTACAATGTGCTCCTCATTGCGCTCTGCACACTCTATGCCTTCAAGACCCGCAAGTGCCCTGAAAACTTCAATGAGGCCAAGTTCATCGGCTTCACCATGTACACCACCTGCATCATCTGGCTGGCCTTCCTGCCCATCTTCTATGTCACCTCCAGTGACTACCGG GTGCAGACCACCACCATGTGTGTGTCCGTCAGCCTCAGCGGCTCTGTGGTGCTCGGCTGTCTCTTCGCGCCCAAGCTGCACATCATCCTGTTCCAGCCACAGAAGAATGTGGTTAGCCACCGCGCACCCACCAGCCGCTTCAGCAGTGCAGCTGCCAGAGCCAGCTCCAGCCTCGGCCAAG GGTCTGGCTCCCAGTTTGTCCCCACTGTTTGCAACGGCCGCGAGGTGGTGGACTCAACAACATCATCGCTTTGA
- the GRM2 gene encoding metabotropic glutamate receptor 2 isoform X1 has translation MAPLWKSKAQDRDWTPKFVTVTFCCKAVDFGVPGGFGRVLDILLGLLFSVWAFTLCNPPSLLNLGWAQSPSPAADLGRAERQAKGVSQEFLILVRSTTSPWLLSPWERSLGEAESEGVATLRFHCSLPVCLSVCLSVSLSLSLSLCRSWVPPHPFPVCPFLVYLYLSLPLLLLPSPPGGPGLLDPSIPFGAMGSLLGFLALLLLWGAVAEGPAKKVLTLEGDLILGGLFPVHQKGGPAEECGPVNEHRGIQRLEAMLFALDRINHDPSLLPGVRLGAHILDSCSKDTHALEQALDFVRASLSHGADGSRHVCPDGSYATHGDAPTAITGVIGGSYSDVSIQVANLLRLFQIPQISYASTSAKLSDKSRYDYFARTVPPDFFQAKAMAEILRFFNWTYVSTVASEGDYGETGIEAFELEARARNICVATSEKVGRAMSRTAFEGVVRALLQKPSARVAVLFTRSEDARELLAATQRLNASFTWVASDGWGALESVVAGSEGAAEGAITIELASFPISDFASYFRSLDPWNNSRNPWFREFWEQRFRCSFRQRDCAAHSLQAVPFEQESKIMFVVNAVYAMAHALHNMHRTLCPNTTRLCDAMRPVNGRRLYKDFVLNVKFDAPFRPADTHSEVRFDRFGDGIGRYNIFTYLRAGSGHYRYQKVGYWAEGLTLDTSLIPWASLSAGPLPASRCSEPCLQNEVKSMQPGEVCCWLCIPCQPYEYRLDEFTCADCGLGYWPNASLTGCFELPQEYIRWGDAWAVGPVTIACLGALATLFVLGVFVRHNATPVVKASGRELCYILLGGVFLCYCMTFVFIAKPSTVVCTLRRLGLGTAFSVCYSALLTKTNRIARIFGGAREGAQRPRFISPASQVAICLALISGQLLIVAAWLVVEAPGTGKETAPERREVVTLRCNHRDASMLGSLAYNVLLIALCTLYAFKTRKCPENFNEAKFIGFTMYTTCIIWLAFLPIFYVTSSDYRVQTTTMCVSVSLSGSVVLGCLFAPKLHIILFQPQKNVVSHRAPTSRFSSAAARASSSLGQGSGSQFVPTVCNGREVVDSTTSSL, from the exons ATGGCTCCTCTCTGGAAATCCAAGGCTCAGGATAGGGACTGGACTCCCAAGTTTGTAACTGTGACCTTCTGCTGCAAAGCTGTTGACTTTGGGGTCCCGGGAGGTTTTGGCAGGGTGTTGGACATTCTTCTGggtcttctgttttctgtttgggCCTTTACTCTCTGTAATCCTCCATCTCTGCTAAATTTGGGATGGGCACAGAGCCCATCTCCAGCCGCAGATCTGGGCAGGGCTGAGAGACAGGCCAAAGGGGTGTCCCAGGAGTTTCTCATCCTAGTTAGGAGCACCACCTCTCCCTGGCTCCTCAGTCCCTGGGAAAGGAGTTTGGGGGAGGCAGAGTCAGAAGGGGTAGCCACTCTCAGGTTCCACTGTTCCCTAcctgtttgtctgtctgtctgtctgtctgtctctctctctctctctctctctctctgcaggaGCTGGGTCCCTCCTCATCCTTTTCCTGTCTGTCCTTTCCTGGTCTATTTATACCTCTCTTTGCCTTTGCTGCTTCTGCCCTCACCCCCTGGAGGCCCAGGTCTGCTGGACCCATCCATCCCCTTTGGGGCCATGGGATCACTGCTTGggttcctggctctgctgctgctGTGGGGCGCTGTGGCTGAGGGCCCAGCCAAGAAGGTGCTGACCCTGGAGGGGGACCTGATTCTGGGTGGGCTGTTTCCGGTACACCAGAAGGGCGGCCCAGCAGAGGAGTGTGGTCCTGTCAATGAACATCGCGGCATCCAGCGCCTGGAGGCCATGCTTTTTGCGCTGGATCGTATCAACCATGACCCAAGCCTGCTGCCGGGCGTGCGCCTGGGTGCACACATACTCGACAGTTGCTCCAAGGACACACATGCCCTGGAGCAGGCACTTGACTTCGTGCGTGCATCACTCAGCCATGGTGCCGATGGCTCACGCCATGTTTGCCCCGATGGTTCTTATGCCACCCATGGTGATGCTCCCACTGCCATCACTGGTGTCATTGGCGGCTCCTACAGCGATGTCTCTATCCAG GTGGCCAACCTCCTGCGGCTATTTCAGATCCCTCAGATCAGCTATGCATCCACTAGTGCCAAGCTGAGTGACAAGTCCCGCTATGACTACTTTGCCCGCACGGTGCCCCCTGACTTCTTCCAAGCCAAAGCCATGGCTGAGATTCTCCGCTTCTTCAACTGGACCTACGTGTCCACTGTGGCATCCGAGGGCGACTATGGCGAGACAGGCATCGAAGCCTTTGAGCTAGAGGCCCGTGCCCGCAACATCTGTGTGGCCACCTCGGAGAAGGTGGGCCGTGCTATGAGCCGCACAGCCTTCGAGGGCGTGGTGCGAGCCCTGCTGCAGAAACCCAGTGCCCGCGTGGCTGTCCTATTCACCCGTTCCGAGGACGCCCGCGAGCTCCTCGCTGCCACCCAGCGTCTCAATGCCAGCTTCACCTGGGTGGCCAGTGATGGCTGGGGGGCCCTGGAGAGCGTGGTGGCAGGTAGTGAGGGCGCTGCTGAAGGTGCCATCACCATAGAGCTGGCTTCCTTCCCCATCAGCGACTTTGCCTCCTACTTCCGGAGCCTGGACCCGTGGAATAACAGCCGGAACCCCTGGTTCCGCGAGTTCTGGGAGCAGAGGTTCCGCTGCAGCTTCCGGCAGAGAGACTGTGCAGCCCactccctgcaggctgtgccCTTTGAGCAAGAGTCCAAGATCATGTTTGTGGTCAATGCGGTGTATGCCATGGCCCACGCGCTGCACAACATGCATCGCACCCTCTGCCCCAACACCACCCGCCTCTGTGATGCAATGCGGCCTGTCAATGGGCGCCGCCTCTACAAAGACTTCGTGCTCAACGTCAAGTTCGATG CCCCCTTCCGCCCAGCTGACACCCACAGTGAGGTCCGCTTCGACCGCTTTGGGGACGGTATTGGTCGCTACAATATCTTCACCTATCTGCGGGCAGGCAGTGGGCACTATCGCTACCAGAAGGTGGGCTACTGGGCAGAAGGCCTGACCCTGGACACCAGCCTCATCCCATGGGCCTCCCTCTCAGCCGGGCCCCTGCCGGCCTCTCGCTGCAGTGAGCCCTGCCTCCAGAATGAGGTGAAAAGTATGCAGCCGGGGGAGGTCTGCTGCTGGCTCTGCATCCCCTGCCAGCCCTACGAGTACCGGCTGGATGAGTTCACCTGTGCTGACTGTGGCCTGGGCTACTGGCCCAATGCCAGCCTGACTGGCTGCTTTGAGCTGCCCCAGGAGTACATCCGCTGGGGCGATGCCTGGGCCGTGGGACCTGTCACCATCGCCTGCCTAGGCGCCCTGGCCACCCTCTTTGTACTGGGCGTCTTCGTGCGGCACAATGCCACCCCAGTGGTCAAGGCCTCTGGCCGGGAGCTCTGCTACATTCTGCTAGGTGGTGTCTTCCTCTGCTACTGCATGACCTTCGTCTTCATTGCCAAGCCATCCACAGTGGTGTGCACCTTACGGCGCCTCGGGTTGGGCACTGCCTTCTCCGTCTGCTACTCGGCCCTTCTCACCAAGACCAACCGCATTGCGCGCATCTTCGGTGGGGCCCGGGAGGGAGCCCAGCGGCCACGCTTCATCAGCCCTGCCTCGCAGGTGGCCATCTGTCTGGCCCTTATCTCGGGCCAGCTGCTCATCGTGGCTGCCTGGCTGGTGGTGGAGGCACCAGGCACGGGCAAGGAGACAGCCCCTGAGCGGCGGGAGGTAGTGACATTGCGCTGCAACCACCGCGATGCAAGCATGCTGGGCTCGCTGGCCTACAATGTGCTCCTCATTGCGCTCTGCACACTCTATGCCTTCAAGACCCGCAAGTGCCCTGAAAACTTCAATGAGGCCAAGTTCATCGGCTTCACCATGTACACCACCTGCATCATCTGGCTGGCCTTCCTGCCCATCTTCTATGTCACCTCCAGTGACTACCGG GTGCAGACCACCACCATGTGTGTGTCCGTCAGCCTCAGCGGCTCTGTGGTGCTCGGCTGTCTCTTCGCGCCCAAGCTGCACATCATCCTGTTCCAGCCACAGAAGAATGTGGTTAGCCACCGCGCACCCACCAGCCGCTTCAGCAGTGCAGCTGCCAGAGCCAGCTCCAGCCTCGGCCAAG GGTCTGGCTCCCAGTTTGTCCCCACTGTTTGCAACGGCCGCGAGGTGGTGGACTCAACAACATCATCGCTTTGA
- the TEX264 gene encoding testis-expressed protein 264 isoform X1, producing the protein MATFPYTTPLSIWLATRRVHPALDAYIKERKLCAHPRLEIYQQDQIYFMCPLARQGDFYVPEVKETERKFRGPAEANDAQVDGTGTDTMSDTSSVSLEVGPGSRETSAATLSPGVSSRGWDDGDTRSEHSYSESGASGSSFEELDLEGEGPLGEARVGPEAEPLGVAKWPREPSTPEKGEE; encoded by the exons ATGGCCACCTTCCCCTACACCACACCCCTGTCCATCTGGCTGGCTACCCGCCGTGTCCATCCTGCCCTGGACGCCTACATCAAG GAGCGGAAGTTGTGTGCCCACCCACGGCTGGAGATCTACCAGCAAGACCAGATCTATTTCATGTGCCCACTGGCACGGCAGGGAGACTTCTATGTGCCTGAGGTGAAGGAGACAGAACGGAAATTCCGGGGCCCTGCAGAGGCCAATGATGCCCAGGTGGATGGCACAG gaaCTGACACGATGAGTGACACAAGTTCTGTAAGCCTGGAGGTGGGTCCTGGCAGCCGGGAGACTTCAGCTGCCACACTGTCCCCTGGGGTGAGCAGCCGTGGCTGGGATGATGGTGACACCCGCAGTGAGCACAGCTACAGCGAGTCGGGTGCCAGCGGCTCCTCCTTTGAGGAGCTGGACCTGGAGGGCGAGGGACCCCTTGGGGAGGCAAGGGTCGGCCCTGAGGCTGAACCCCTTGGGGTTGCCAAGTGGCCCCGGGAGCCCAGTACCCCTGAGAAGGGCGAGGAGTAA
- the TEX264 gene encoding testis-expressed protein 264 isoform X2, with amino-acid sequence MVLAVGIQERKLCAHPRLEIYQQDQIYFMCPLARQGDFYVPEVKETERKFRGPAEANDAQVDGTGTDTMSDTSSVSLEVGPGSRETSAATLSPGVSSRGWDDGDTRSEHSYSESGASGSSFEELDLEGEGPLGEARVGPEAEPLGVAKWPREPSTPEKGEE; translated from the exons ATGGTCCTGGCAGTGGGAATCCAG GAGCGGAAGTTGTGTGCCCACCCACGGCTGGAGATCTACCAGCAAGACCAGATCTATTTCATGTGCCCACTGGCACGGCAGGGAGACTTCTATGTGCCTGAGGTGAAGGAGACAGAACGGAAATTCCGGGGCCCTGCAGAGGCCAATGATGCCCAGGTGGATGGCACAG gaaCTGACACGATGAGTGACACAAGTTCTGTAAGCCTGGAGGTGGGTCCTGGCAGCCGGGAGACTTCAGCTGCCACACTGTCCCCTGGGGTGAGCAGCCGTGGCTGGGATGATGGTGACACCCGCAGTGAGCACAGCTACAGCGAGTCGGGTGCCAGCGGCTCCTCCTTTGAGGAGCTGGACCTGGAGGGCGAGGGACCCCTTGGGGAGGCAAGGGTCGGCCCTGAGGCTGAACCCCTTGGGGTTGCCAAGTGGCCCCGGGAGCCCAGTACCCCTGAGAAGGGCGAGGAGTAA